In one window of Macadamia integrifolia cultivar HAES 741 chromosome 2, SCU_Mint_v3, whole genome shotgun sequence DNA:
- the LOC122094047 gene encoding probable disease resistance protein At1g61300: protein MTDTVVNSIVGWIPTYVIDPIRVRFRVLRNLKANIGELEAAKEKLAGRRKDEQVKVDEAKKQEGVEASADAVRLFCQADKAVSDATNLHTEYEQRRGPFSYCLCWSGYQLSKRASKLKQDVENLYGEEPRSGWTTTAASTSQKGKKLDTVSIEGQTRREKLKQEIIDAVVDDRYVVVGLYGMGGIGKTTLLRHVYEHFRQTEHFESVIFTTVSATPNFSEIRKEIAESLGLDLKEAQLDDNDLKTKLCRLLERRKYMFILDDMWEPITYFSEICIPTPKKDNGCKILTASRSKEVVTRFATSFGPKRSLQLISVGNLEPGEAWNLFVEKVGEDITSKPAIKPLAEKVVKKCDGLPLAIVVIGCTMSTQETEGEWKDAVRELEESVSKVEGVEEKVFSKLKFSFEKLEPIQQSLFLYCCLFPDDYRIHKDELLNFVIGEETLCDEMQKLEEMRNKVDALVGKLLNSSMLEDGGNERVKMHDMMRDFGLWIASPTSSNYHISKPLAEKPKAPDAKDWCRATKIFLDMDYLPPVLPDHCPQLHTLFLRDFTGSKEIPKVNFLEQMPALGILDLSYCQGVKKLPSSIAVKLRVLCLSHCRNLQELPSEIEKLDQLISLDLSGCESLRKLPVGMKNLKKLRRLDISYAKNLKRIPSGVLSEMHMLESFLAHKSGLKFYTQGIMELSQLTSISNLEVEIKKVKDFHWLKPLLAKLITCHISLWNCTIDPSVLTDLLLEDSPNFDRSMNFMSCEGLTLLPTHGWRKLTVRRCPDLKTILNVEKEAKKRMNAFENLDHLCLDRLDQLVTLCSGVPQQPGCFSNLTLIRIVACPNLMVLFTTGVIRLLKKLKWLVVLRCPKLVNLIVSDDDDDDDDLELINAFPSLKLMNLCELPELKAICSNHHLLDLMQWTSLSIAHVYLCPQLRSPFFGDQRGDINLDDERDRKMTKHYLEQQKEVHKSNKTK, encoded by the coding sequence ATGACGGACACCGTTGTAAACTCAATAGTAGGTTGGATTCCCACATATGTAATCGATCCTATCAGAGTTAGGTTTCGTGTCTTACGAAATCTTAAGGCGAACATTGGAGAACTGGAAGCAGCAAAAGAGAAGCTCGCTGGGAGGAGAAAGGACGAACAAGTAAAAGTAGATGAAGCAAAGAAGCAAGAAGGGGTTGAAGCATCAGCAGACGCAGTTCGGTTGTTCTGTCAAGCCGATAAAGCTGTCTCCGACGCCACCAACCTACATACTGAATACGAGCAAAGAAGAGGACCATTTTCATACTGCCTCTGCTGGTCAGGCTATCAGCTGAGCAAAAGAGCGTCGAAGCTGAAGCAAGATGTTGAGAATTTGTATGGAGAGGAACCAAGATCTGGTTGGACGACCACTGCGGCTTCCACCTCGCAGAAAGGGAAGAAGCTGGACACCGTTTCTATAGAGGGCcaaacaagaagagaaaaattgaagcAAGAGATCATCGATGCGGTGGTGGACGATAGGTATGTTGTTGTTGGGTTGTACGGTATGGGAGGTATCGGCAAAACAACTCTCCTTCGACACGTCTATGAGCACTTTCGACAGACCGAGCACTTCGAATCCGTCATTTTCACCACTGTTTCAGCCACACCAAATTTCTCAGAAATACGAAAAGAAATTGCCGAAAGTTTGGGTTTGGATCTGAAAGAAGCCCAGTTAGATGACAATGATTTGAAAACAAAACTGTGTCGTCTTCTTGAAAGAAGGAAGTATATGTTCATATTGGACGACATGTGGGAGCCTATCACTTATTTTAGTGAAATCTGTATCCCTACACCGAAGAAAGACAACGGCTGCAAAATATTAACGGCGTCTCGATCAAAAGAAGTGGTAACAAGATTTGCAACTAGTTTTGGACCAAAACGTTCTCTCCAACTGATTTCAGTGGGAAACCTAGAACCAGGCGAAGCGTGGAATCTTTTTGTTGAAAAAGTTGGTGAGGATATTACTTCCAAACCAGCAATAAAGCCTCTTGCTGAGAAGGTTGTTAAAAAGTGTGATGGATTGCCGTTGGCCATTGTTGTTATTGGATGCACAATGTCAACACAAGAAACAGAGGGAGAATGGAAAGACGCTGTACGTGAACTGGAAGAGTCAGTTTCAAAAGTTGAAGGTGTAGAagaaaaggtattttcaaaACTCAAGTTCAGTTTCGAAAAATTGGAACCAATCCAACAATCCCTCTTCTTGTATTGCTGTCTATTTCCCGATGATTATAGAATTCATAAAGATGAGTTACTTAATTTTGTCATTGGTGAAGAAACATTGTGTGATGAAATGCAAAAGCTTGAAGAAATGAGAAATAAAGTTGACGCCTTGGTTGGAAAGCTTCTAAATTCATCTATGCTTGAGGATGGTGGCAATGAAAGAGTTAAAATGCATGATATGATGCGTGATTTTGGTTTGTGGATCGCATCTCCTACATCCAGTAACTACCACATTTCAAAGCCACTTGCTGAAAAACCTAAGGCACCTGATGCCAAAGATTGGTGTAGAGCAACTAAGATTTTCTTGGATATGGACTATTTACCTCCAGTATTGCCAGATCATTGTCCACAACTGCATACATTGTTCCTTAGAGATTTTACTGGCAGTAAGGAGATCCCCAAAGTGAACTTCCTGGAGCAAATGCCTGCACTTGGAATACTAGATTTGAGTTATTGCCAAGGAGTAAAGAAATTGCCATCTTCAATAGCCGTCAAGCTTCGTGTTTTGTGCTTAAGTCACTGTCGGAACCTTCAAGAATTACCATCTGAAATTGAAAAGTTGGATCAACTCATATCATTAGACTTGTCCGGTTGCGAGAGCTTAAGAAAGCTACCAGTgggaatgaagaacttgaagaagtTAAGGCGTCTGGACATTTCTTATGCTAAAAATCTTAAGAGGATACCAAGTGGGGTATTATCTGAAATGCATATGCTAGAGTCATTTCTCGCCCATAAAAGTGGGTTAAAATTTTACACCCAAGGCATAATGGAATTGTCCCAATTAACTTCTATTAGCAATTTGGAGGTCGAAATAAAAAAAGTGAAGGATTTCCATTGGTTGAAGCCATTATTAGCTAAACTCATAACTTGTCATATATCCCTGTGGAATTGCACTATCGATCCTTCTGTTTTGACGGACCTTCTACTAGAAGACTCTCCAAATTTTGATAGAAGCATGAATTTCATGTCATGTGAGGGTTTGACACTTCTTCCAACTCATGGCTGGCGAAAGCTAACTGTACGACGTTGTCCAGATCTCAAGACAATACTCAACGTAGAGAAGGAAGCCAAGAAAAGGATGAATGCTTTTGAAAACTTAGATCATTTGTGCCTTGATCGGTTAGATCAATTGGTGACACTATGTAGTGGGGTTCCGCAGCAGCCTGGATGCTTTTCTAATCTCACACTTATACGTATAGTTGCATGCCCTAATCTGATGGTACTTTTCACTACCGGTGTAATACGGCTGCTAAAAAAGTTGAAGTGGTTAGTTGTGTTACGATGCCCTAAATTAGTGAACCTAATAGTGtcagatgatgatgacgacgacgacgatTTGGAACTCATCAATGCATTTCCAAGTCTGAAGCTAATGAACTTATGCGAACTGCCAGAATTGAAAGCCATATGCAGCAACCATcatcttttggatttgatgcaGTGGACCTCTCTCTCTATCGCACATGTTTATCTTTGTCCTCAGTTGAGGAGTCCCTTTTTTGGAGATCAACGTGGGGATATAAACTTAGATGATGAAAGGGACCGCAAGATGACAAAACACTATCTTGAGCAACAGAAAGAGGTACATAAGAGTAATAAGActaaatag